AACCCGAGCAGCCACAATGGAACCAAACTGTGGGAAGCTCGGAGGAAACTGGGAAGGTCCGTACATAGTGGACAGGCCAGCGTCTCGTGGTTCCTACTACCTAAGGAATCTCGATGGTACTCAAGATTCAAAACCATGGAAACCATGGAATTCGTTCcacttgaagaagttttatcattagGAGTAGTCTAAAATCCTGTTGTGCTgcattctttttcctttatgatggttttatcccactggtttTTTCAcgcaaaggttttaacgaggcagctgtTGTCGAGCAGTAGGTAtttatcttgttatttctattcaTGAATTTAAGTCAACATTATCTTGGTATTCCACACTTTATCAAAATTGTTTGTGTTTAATTATAAACTGTTGCGGACGTTTAAATCCGCAGTCAGTCCTAAATGGCAAAACAGTACGGTCCAAGTCTACTGTCAGCAACATCTCTATTTGTTGAGCAGATGAACCTTTAATTTATCAGTTATCAATCAATACAAATCCTATCTGTTTTGTTACATTTTCTCAGTTGTCAAAAAACTAATTTACGAAGGCACTACCAACAAGCATATGAAAAATTACTGCGCTTACAAGAGTAATCTTCACTCTATTTACCCCTAGAGAGATTATTAAGAGAGGTTATGAGCCTAATGTTATCACTTTAACTACACTCATTAAGGGATTGTGTATGCAGGGGAAGATTGCATGTGGAATAAAAGTGTTCGACAAAATGACTAAGATGGGTATTCAACCTAATGCTATTACGTGTAATACTCTTATACATGGGCTGTGTAGAACCGGTCAAGTGGGTCCTGCTCTTCAGTTAAAAAACAACATGTCAAAGTGGAATCGCAGACCCGATGGTTTTTCATATAATGCCATTATAGATACTCTTTGTAAAGGAGGTTTACTTGATCAAGCTATGGTTCTCTTCACTGAAATGCTTGGAGATTCGAATGTTGTACCCGGTGTAGTTGCTTACAATATTTTGATTAATGGGTTTGGCAATTCAGGGCGGTTAAAGGAGGCAAAGAGACTCTTTGACGAGATGGTTAGTAGAGGAATTTCTGCAGATTTAACTACTTATAATTCTATGATTGATGGTCATTGTGTACACGGTCAACAGGAGGAAGCAAGAAGATGTTTTGATGAAATGGTGGATCGAGGGATTTCACCCGATACAGTAACTTTTAATGTCTTAATAGATTCACATTGTAATGATGGGATGACTGAAGATGCTTGGGGGTTATTTAAACTAATGGACAAGATAAACATCCCACCCGACCAGTTTACTTTTAATTCAATGATGGATGGTCTGTGTTTAGTTGGTCGGTTGCAAGATGCGGTGCAACTTTTTGACTCGATGGTAGATAGGGCCTTGAACAGGATGTTTTCAATTACAATACAATAATCAACGGGTTTTGTAAGGATCGTAAGTTGGATGAAGCTATGCAGCTATTcaagaaaatgaaacaaaatggaTTGAAACCCACAACAGTTACCTACAATATACTATTAAGGGGACTGTACCAAGATGGAAGAACGAAGACTGCTCAGAAATTTCTTAAGGAGATGCAATCTTTTGGTCAATCTCCAGATGAAGTTACATACAGTACAATTCTGGATAGTCTTTGCAAGAATGGGAAAATTGTGGAGGCAATAGAATTGTTTGAATCCGTGGAGAGTACTGGTTTCTTAGCTAATGTTCAAATGTACAATATTCTTTTGGAAGATGCACGAAAACTGTTTAATGAGATCCCAAAAAAAAGTATTAGTTCCTGACGTCGTAACATATAACAAAATGATGGTTAGCCTCTTTCATAACAGGATGTTCTTGGAGGCCAACAGATTAATCAGCGAAATGGAAGAGAGAGGTTGTTTACCAAATTCCATAACATATGATATCATCATCAAGGGTTTTCTTGAAGGAAAGAAGACTGGGGAGATATTACAAATTCTTCGCAAGATGCGTCAAAGAAAATTTATCCCAAGTGATTCCATTGTTTCCTTTTTAGTAAGCACTCTTTCTACTGATAAACTAAAAAATCTAGTGCTATATTTGTGAGACCTTGTAATTGTTGAGGGTAACAGTGTTAACATATTTTAACTAATATACCTAGTTTTTGTTAACCCTTCCCTGCGTTTGTCTAGTTCTCTCTGTCTTAATTGTAGCACTGTGTGGATAATACTTTTATGAAGAAGAAATACAGCACGGACTCCTGTTCTTTTGGTTTTAAATTCTTGTTCAGAAAAT
This is a stretch of genomic DNA from Papaver somniferum cultivar HN1 chromosome 1, ASM357369v1, whole genome shotgun sequence. It encodes these proteins:
- the LOC113272541 gene encoding pentatricopeptide repeat-containing protein At3g22470, mitochondrial-like, whose product is MDNLKKRLEKAKGKWTEEFPGVLWSYGTTPKISTGFSPFTLAYGTEAVIPAEGKIACGIKVFDKMTKMGIQPNAITCNTLIHGLCRTGQVGPALQLKNNMSKWNRRPDGFSYNAIIDTLCKGGLLDQAMVLFTEMLGDSNVVPGVVAYNILINGFGNSGRLKEAKRLFDEMVSRGISADLTTYNSMIDGHCVHGQQEEARRCFDEMVDRGISPDTVTFNVLIDSHCNDGMTEDAWGLFKLMDKINIPPDQFTFNSMMDGLCLVGRLQDAVQLFDSMVDRALNRMFSITIQ